In Candidatus Palauibacter australiensis, the genomic window ACCCGGCGCCCACCGGAAGACCGAGGAACCGGCCACGAACACCGACGCCCCCGCCGCGGCGCACACGGGCGCGGACGCGGGATCGATCCCCCCGTCCACCTGGATGGCCGGCGGAGCCAGCCCGCGATCCGCGGCCATCCGAAGCACCGTGGAAATCTTCGGCACCGCCTCGGCGATGAACTTCTGTCCTCCAAACCCCGGGTTCACCGTCATCACGAGGACGAGATCCACGTATCCCAGGACTTCCGACAGCGTCTCCGCGGGCGTGGCCGGGTTGAGCGCGACGCCGGCGTAGCAGCCAAGCTCCCGGATCCGGTGCAGGTCCCCGTGCAGGTGGGCCGACACCTCCTGGTGGACCGTGAGCATGTCGGCCCCGGCCGCCGCGAACGGCTCGAGGAACTCGCCGGGGTTGTCGATCATCAGGTGCACGTCGAGGAAGGAGTCGGACACGGCGCGCAACGACTCCAGCACCGGCAGCCCGATCGTGAGGTTGGGGACGAAGTGCCCGTCCATGACGTCGAGTTGGAACCACTCCGCGCCCGCCGCCTCCGCCTCGGCCACCTCCGCACCCAGCCGCGCGTAGTCCGCGGCGAGGATCGACGGGGCGATCACCATCCCCCCGGGCAGCTCCCGATTCAGTCCGCGCTCAGTCACGATCCCATGCTCCCTCGCGATCCCATGCTCTCTGCAGTCTCCGTGGCGCCAAGGCGTCAGATCAGGTGGAGCCGCTCGCCCACCTTCTTCAGGGCGGCGAGGGCGGCGTCGATGTGTTCTCGCTCGTGCGCGGCCGACAACTGACAGCGGATCCGGGCCTCCCCGCGCGGGACCACCGGATATCCGAACCCGATGACGAACACGCCCTCGCGCAGCAGTTCGCGGCTGAGCCGGATCGCATCCGCCGTCCTTCCGATGATGACGGGGACGATGGGCGTGCCGCCGGGAATCGGCTTGTATCCGAGTTCGATCAACCCCTCCCGATAATACTCCGTGTTGTCGCGGAGCCGGGCCACGAGTTCCGGGTGCGCCTCCAGGTGCTCGATCGCGGCCATGGCCCCGGCCGCCGAATGGCAGGGCAGGGCGTTGGTGAACAACTGGGTGCGCGACGCCTGGA contains:
- the rpe gene encoding ribulose-phosphate 3-epimerase: MVIAPSILAADYARLGAEVAEAEAAGAEWFQLDVMDGHFVPNLTIGLPVLESLRAVSDSFLDVHLMIDNPGEFLEPFAAAGADMLTVHQEVSAHLHGDLHRIRELGCYAGVALNPATPAETLSEVLGYVDLVLVMTVNPGFGGQKFIAEAVPKISTVLRMAADRGLAPPAIQVDGGIDPASAPVCAAAGASVFVAGSSVFRWAPGIAANMAALGDALAPYG